A part of Aegilops tauschii subsp. strangulata cultivar AL8/78 chromosome 2, Aet v6.0, whole genome shotgun sequence genomic DNA contains:
- the LOC109754644 gene encoding cytochrome P450 CYP72A616, producing the protein MEEAMAILPDASPWSLLAGAAAMATLWWAVRMLEWVWWGPRRVERALRAQGLRGTQYRLLRGDIKEEQRLMRAALSKPVPMDRPHHIVPRVSPLLHRVTEEHGKVSLTWFGPYPRITISDPELVRQVLANKFGHFDKTKLARLAKVFIGGLAVLDGEEWAKHRRIMNPAFHAEKLKRMLPAFSASCSELIDRWENSVTVSVGAIELDVWSEFQNLSGEVISRAAFGVTNEEGRRIFQLQAEQAERLVQSFRTNYIPGFSLLPTENNRRMKAINTEVKAILRGIIEKRQKYMKNGGTDKDDLLGLLLESNMDYSDADGKTNKGMTVEDVIDECKLFYFAGMETTAVLLSWTVVLLSMHPEWQDRAREEVLQVFGKNKPDLNGLSRLKVVMMVFNEVLRLYPPVMLINRRTYKKIELGGVTYPPNVMLALQLMFIHRDPAIWGDDAGEFNPGRFAEGVSKASRDPGAFFAFSSGPRNCIGQNFALLEAKVAISMILQRFSFELSPTYVHAPYAVLTLHPQHGVPVRLHRL; encoded by the exons ATGGAGGAAGCCATGGCGATTCTGCCCGATGCTTCGCCGTGGAGCCTGCTCGCCGGCGCGGCGGCCATGGCGACTCTGTGGTGGGCGGTCCGGATGCTTGAGTGGGTCTGGTGGGGCCCGAGGCGCGTCGAACGGGCCCTGAGGGCGCAGGGCCTCAGGGGCACCCAGTACCGGCTCCTGAGAGGCGACATCAAGGAGGAGCAGCGGCTCATGAGGGCGGCCCTCTCCAAGCCCGTGCCAATGGACCGGCCACACCACATAGTCCCGCGCGTCTCCCCTCTCCTCCACCGCGTCACGGAGGAGCACG GGAAGGTTTCATTGACATGGTTTGGGCCATACCCAAGAATCACAATCAGTGATCCTGAGCTGGTTCGACAAGTTCTGGCAAATAAATTTGGCCACTTCGATAAAACGAAGCTAGCCCGCCTTGCAAAGGTATTTATTGGTGGACTCGCAGTACTTGACGGTGAAGAATGGGCCAAACATAGGAGGATCATGAATCCAGCCTTTCATGCAGAAAAGCTAAAG CGGATGTTGCCAGCATTCTCTGCATCTTGCAGTGAACTAATTGACAGATGGGAGAATTCAGTCACCGTTTCCGTTGGAGCAATAGAGCTTGATGTTTGGTCGGAGTTCCAAAATTTATCAGGGGAAGTCATTTCAAGAGCTGCATTCGGTGTCACCAACGAAGAAGGCAGGCGCATTTTCCAACTTCAGGCCGAGCAAGCAGAGCGCCTTGTCCAATCTTTCCGGACTAATTACATCCCGGGCTTCTC TCTGTTGCCGACAGAAAACAACAGGAGGATGAAGGCTATAAATACAGAGGTCAAAGCGATTCTAAGGGGGATAATAGAGAAGAGGCAGAAGTACATGAAGAATGGAGGAACTGACAAGGACGATCTGCTCGGCCTGCTGCTAGAGTCAAACATGGATTACAGTGATGCCGATGGCAAAACAAACAAGGGGATGACCGTGGAAGATGTCATTGATGAATGCAAGTTGTTCTACTTCGCGGGAATGGAGACTACAGCCGTACTGCTCTCATGGACAGTGGTGTTACTAAGCATGCATCCGGAGTGGCAGGATCGTGCCAGGGAGGAGGTTCTGCAAGTATTTGGGAAGAACAAACCAGATTTAAATGGTCTTAGCCGCCTAAAAGTT GTTATGATGGTGTTCAACGAGGTCCTGCGTCTGTACCCACCGGTGATGCTCATTAACCGCCGGACATACAAGAAGATAGAGCTCGGAGGCGTCACATATCCGCCGAACGTGATGCTCGCGCTGCAACTCATGTTCATCCACCGTGACCCTGCCATCTGGGGGGATGACGCTGGCGAGTTCAATCCGGGGAGATTTGCCGAGGGGGTCTCCAAGGCAAGCAGGGACCCGGGGGCCTTCTTCGCCTTCAGCTCAGGGCCGAGGAACTGCATTGGTCAGAACTTCGCGCTGCTTGAGGCCAAGGTGGCCATCAGCATGATCCTGCAGCGGTTCTCTTTTGAGCTGTCGCCGACGTACGTGCACGCACCCTATGCCGTCCTTACACTGCACCCGCAGCACGGTGTTCCGGTCAGGCTGCACCGGCTCTGA